Proteins from one Brevibacillus humidisoli genomic window:
- a CDS encoding sugar ABC transporter ATP-binding protein: MPLLSVEQLDKVFGQHYALKDVSIEIEAGEVHALVGENGAGKSTFIKLITGVYQPTAGHIYWGGREVQIGNPSEARRLGINVIHQERHLVPSFSGMENLFVGLPYPRGKWWPGIRWNEMKLRAEQLKKELGIDIPLHLPASEMSPPQRTLLEILRAMLLECKLLFLDEPTASLTDQEAEILFELIGRLKSQGTAIIYVSHRLDEVFRLSDRITVLKNGKKSGILTREEANRERLIQLMTEESGITFAAPIQRYDASQEPIVLEVKDLATADGKVKNASLSVRQREIVGVFGLAGAGRTELLEAIYGLRPLSRGKVAVSEQQVDTPSPADSLQRGVVLIPEDRRGSGLVMSLTIRENMTLPILSRYTNGGVIEGKAEHADVKEKMSALNVKATGSEQRVGQLSGGNQQKVVFAKALMSNPCLFLCDEPTQAVDIMTRNEIHRLLREQTEQGNGVLFVSSDLPEVLEVAGRLVVMHDGETIAELPVEGLKAEDVLQLCYRQRKEGATSHESN, encoded by the coding sequence ATGCCTCTATTGAGTGTAGAACAACTAGACAAGGTATTTGGACAACATTACGCGCTGAAAGATGTGTCCATCGAGATCGAAGCAGGAGAAGTACATGCCTTGGTAGGAGAGAATGGGGCGGGAAAGTCTACCTTCATCAAGTTGATCACGGGCGTGTACCAGCCGACGGCAGGGCACATCTACTGGGGGGGACGGGAAGTCCAGATCGGCAATCCGAGTGAGGCCCGACGGTTGGGCATCAACGTGATCCACCAGGAGCGCCACCTCGTACCGTCGTTTTCCGGGATGGAAAACTTGTTTGTCGGCTTGCCATACCCGCGCGGCAAGTGGTGGCCAGGCATCCGCTGGAACGAGATGAAGCTCCGTGCTGAGCAATTGAAAAAAGAGTTGGGAATCGACATTCCGCTCCATCTGCCTGCTTCGGAGATGTCGCCACCCCAGCGTACGCTGTTGGAAATCCTGCGGGCGATGCTGTTGGAATGCAAGCTGCTGTTTCTCGATGAACCGACCGCTTCCTTGACTGACCAAGAGGCAGAGATTCTGTTTGAGCTGATCGGCCGCTTGAAGTCGCAAGGGACAGCGATCATTTACGTATCCCACCGCCTCGATGAGGTGTTTCGTCTCTCTGACCGGATCACTGTCTTGAAAAATGGCAAAAAATCCGGAATCTTGACACGTGAAGAGGCGAATCGTGAGCGGTTGATTCAACTGATGACAGAAGAGAGCGGGATTACTTTCGCCGCACCCATTCAAAGATACGATGCCTCACAAGAGCCGATCGTACTGGAAGTGAAGGACCTGGCGACAGCCGACGGGAAAGTGAAGAACGCCTCGCTATCCGTTCGCCAGCGAGAAATTGTCGGCGTGTTTGGGTTAGCCGGGGCGGGCAGGACGGAACTGCTGGAGGCGATTTACGGCTTGCGCCCGCTCAGTCGGGGAAAGGTTGCCGTAAGTGAACAGCAGGTCGATACCCCCAGTCCAGCCGATTCCCTGCAACGAGGCGTAGTCCTGATCCCCGAAGATCGGCGGGGCAGCGGCTTGGTGATGAGCTTGACCATCCGGGAAAACATGACGTTGCCAATCCTCTCTCGCTATACCAACGGTGGTGTGATCGAGGGGAAGGCGGAACATGCTGACGTAAAAGAAAAGATGAGTGCGCTAAACGTGAAAGCGACCGGTTCTGAACAGCGCGTTGGTCAGCTGAGCGGGGGGAACCAGCAAAAAGTGGTGTTTGCCAAAGCGTTGATGTCCAATCCGTGTCTCTTTTTGTGCGATGAACCGACGCAAGCGGTCGACATCATGACGCGTAATGAGATTCATCGCCTGCTGCGGGAGCAGACGGAGCAAGGAAATGGCGTCTTGTTCGTCTCATCCGATTTGCCGGAAGTGCTGGAGGTGGCGGGCCGTTTGGTCGTGATGCATGATGGAGAGACGATCGCTGAGCTGCCGGTGGAAGGATTGAAGGCAGAAGATGTCTTGCAACTTTGTTATCGCCAGAGGAAGGAAGGTGCCACATCTCATGAATCAAACTAA
- a CDS encoding sugar ABC transporter substrate-binding protein, whose translation MKKLIFLFMSLCLAAGLTACGGGGDSSGSSENADTPDQKKVAILTPYLSSVTTNEMVAELTRQAADRGWKANVVDTKGDFGQLASRMEDVISTNVDAIVLVSTDPNQVKSQIAQAKEKGIPVFGCDAGYIDGMTMNATSDNQEMSKMITQYLFDAIGSKGKLIVLTHRPHPGVLKRTEQLDAMLKEHPEIEVITEQQVQVPGPIENARKQMESLLLANQAEGSITAVWAGWDEPAIGAAQAIKAAGRSNIVVTGIDGTSQAIEMIKEDSALKATVKQNFVGMAEIVAEQMQLVFDGKSVEGTELYAPATLVTKENAADIQ comes from the coding sequence ATGAAAAAACTCATCTTTTTATTCATGTCGCTGTGTCTGGCCGCAGGCTTGACGGCATGCGGCGGAGGCGGAGACAGTTCTGGAAGTTCTGAAAACGCTGACACACCGGATCAGAAAAAGGTAGCGATTCTCACACCGTACTTGTCGTCGGTAACGACCAACGAGATGGTGGCAGAACTGACTCGTCAGGCGGCTGACCGCGGTTGGAAAGCCAATGTTGTCGATACCAAAGGAGACTTTGGACAGCTGGCCAGTCGGATGGAAGACGTGATTTCAACCAACGTTGATGCCATTGTGCTGGTGAGTACCGATCCCAACCAGGTAAAGAGTCAAATCGCGCAGGCCAAAGAAAAAGGAATCCCTGTGTTTGGTTGTGATGCCGGTTACATCGATGGAATGACGATGAATGCGACCAGCGACAACCAGGAAATGTCCAAAATGATTACCCAGTATCTGTTTGATGCCATCGGCAGCAAAGGAAAACTGATCGTACTGACCCACCGTCCGCACCCAGGCGTACTGAAGCGGACCGAACAGCTGGATGCGATGCTGAAAGAACATCCGGAGATCGAGGTCATTACGGAACAGCAGGTACAAGTACCTGGACCGATCGAAAATGCCCGCAAACAGATGGAGAGCCTCCTGTTGGCCAATCAGGCGGAAGGATCGATTACCGCTGTATGGGCAGGCTGGGATGAGCCGGCGATTGGCGCAGCTCAGGCGATCAAGGCAGCAGGTCGCAGCAACATCGTCGTGACCGGTATTGACGGGACAAGCCAGGCGATTGAAATGATCAAAGAAGATTCCGCACTGAAGGCTACCGTCAAGCAAAACTTCGTCGGGATGGCGGAAATCGTAGCTGAGCAGATGCAACTGGTGTTTGACGGCAAATCGGTTGAGGGCACAGAACTGTATGCCCCCGCGACATTGGTAACCAAAGAGAATGCGGCCGATATCCAATAG
- a CDS encoding sugar-binding transcriptional regulator gives MGNLVEERKRLLVKVSKLYYVDGLNQQEIAERLRISRPNVSRMLSEARSEGIVTITIKNPYEEEQQLERAIAETFGIHDVIVHNISDNDPKLIERQLALAGAALLETTLKDRDIVGVMAGRATASLGREAEYFPRKGLQFVPLVGGWGIERADWHANTNARVLGETFKSKYWQLNAPAVVSSKETRDALLNEPEIQEVLGLARQSTVALLGIGQLSEQATIVKSGYLKAEELRSIEESGAVANLCASFLNDRGEILELPVSARMIGVTLPELRRQAQVIGIASGEDKVAAITATLRGKWIDVLVTDYRTAKAILEWNRTHPVES, from the coding sequence GTGGGTAATCTCGTCGAGGAGCGAAAACGACTGCTGGTGAAAGTGAGCAAACTGTATTACGTAGATGGATTGAACCAGCAGGAGATCGCGGAGCGCCTGCGGATCTCACGGCCAAATGTCAGCAGGATGCTGAGTGAGGCGAGATCGGAAGGAATCGTTACGATCACGATCAAGAACCCGTATGAGGAAGAGCAGCAGTTGGAGCGGGCGATTGCCGAAACATTCGGCATTCACGATGTGATTGTCCACAACATCTCGGATAACGATCCGAAGCTGATTGAACGGCAGCTGGCGCTTGCTGGTGCCGCCCTGCTGGAGACGACACTGAAGGACCGCGATATCGTAGGAGTGATGGCTGGCCGGGCGACTGCTTCACTTGGCAGAGAAGCGGAGTATTTCCCGCGGAAGGGACTGCAGTTCGTCCCACTGGTCGGCGGTTGGGGAATCGAGCGGGCCGATTGGCATGCCAATACAAATGCTCGCGTCTTGGGTGAAACGTTTAAAAGCAAATACTGGCAGTTGAATGCTCCTGCTGTCGTCTCATCAAAAGAGACACGGGATGCGCTGCTGAACGAACCGGAAATACAGGAAGTGCTGGGCCTGGCCCGTCAATCTACAGTCGCTTTGCTGGGGATCGGGCAGCTGTCCGAACAGGCGACGATCGTCAAATCCGGGTATCTCAAAGCCGAAGAACTGCGCTCCATTGAGGAGAGCGGAGCAGTGGCTAACCTCTGCGCTTCTTTCCTCAACGACCGTGGCGAGATCCTCGAACTGCCGGTATCGGCTCGCATGATCGGGGTGACACTGCCCGAACTGCGCAGGCAAGCGCAAGTCATCGGCATCGCAAGTGGCGAAGACAAGGTGGCGGCCATCACCGCAACGCTTCGCGGCAAGTGGATTGACGTTCTGGTGACAGATTACAGGACGGCGAAAGCAATACTTGAGTGGAACCGCACACACCCGGTCGAATCGTAA
- a CDS encoding M23 family metallopeptidase: MKRFYRLFTSALLIGTIISPSVLASTDTIVSNEEVKPMGPDDPYYNMHWTWPTTDDTITDDYGDVGWRWHKGIDIGVYKKPVYSTASGEVIQSGHFSDGVTYAITIKHNDKDPDTGKNLITRYLHLEPGTLKFTRNEEVNKGTTIATSGTSGASGYHLHFDVNAKGMTYPGGTMTNFKKQFKLSDKEIKSILETSLSKEKKQAILETPTQR; this comes from the coding sequence ATGAAAAGGTTTTACCGCTTATTTACTTCAGCTTTACTGATCGGGACGATTATCTCTCCGAGTGTTCTCGCTTCCACTGATACAATCGTATCGAATGAAGAAGTCAAGCCAATGGGACCTGATGATCCATATTACAACATGCACTGGACCTGGCCTACAACGGATGACACGATAACGGACGATTATGGCGATGTCGGTTGGCGTTGGCACAAAGGAATAGACATTGGAGTCTATAAGAAACCAGTATATTCAACGGCATCAGGTGAGGTTATTCAAAGTGGGCATTTCTCTGATGGAGTAACGTATGCTATCACCATCAAGCACAACGATAAAGATCCCGATACTGGAAAAAACTTAATCACGAGATACCTACATTTAGAACCCGGAACACTTAAGTTCACAAGAAATGAAGAAGTAAACAAGGGTACTACAATTGCAACGTCTGGAACAAGTGGAGCCAGTGGTTATCATCTACACTTTGATGTGAATGCCAAAGGAATGACATATCCTGGTGGAACCATGACAAACTTCAAAAAGCAATTCAAATTATCCGACAAAGAGATAAAATCAATCTTGGAAACTTCACTCTCCAAGGAAAAAAAGCAGGCGATATTAGAAACACCTACTCAAAGATAA